A window of Panicum virgatum strain AP13 chromosome 8K, P.virgatum_v5, whole genome shotgun sequence contains these coding sequences:
- the LOC120643643 gene encoding BEL1-like homeodomain protein 1, whose translation MAAYYHGGAGTDIQAGADGLQTLYLMNPGYASYGDAGASPPGATNMMLLNSAVSTMTPASFGHHHQQSPSAAQQHFVGIPLQAAPSGYNLWTPATSGAAADMSPPQAQTPGAAGVSAVLSLSSREAPPPVTVAAVGGAGDEGKYHQLGASATPQGQMVMSSKYLKAAQELLDEVVSVSKGVEDAKAAATAKSLAAVKKKEDSEGVSGGGTDDGGGAKSGGAVPELSTAERQELQMKKSKLINMLDEVEQRYRQYHGQMQAVSSSFEAAAGAGSARTYTALALRTISRQFRCLRDAIVAQVRAASRALGEDADAAVAGGRTVGSRLRYIDHQLRQQRALQQLGMMQGGAWRPQRGLPERSVSILRAWLFEHFLHPYPKDSDKIMLAKQTGLTRSQVSNWFINARVRLWKPMVEEMYLEETKYQDGGGGGNDEGKSGGGAKSADTNNGVDSVTPRADGAMSKAAAARAAGGAAAGAPSAKGGVGGVHGSTMLELAGDQQAAAHAGFYEGEDDDDDDVERRLKKARGNEPPPGAFHVHDMAALHAQAAAAARQQHEEVSHRELLMKFMESGGGAGARDHHHHHQDGGGGGYSLFAPGPYGQFSSEPFAFAGNGGVSLTLGLPHGAGGGGAEQTASFLMGSSAAGDSGSHGAASGGYDMNMQSTKSFAAQLMRDFVA comes from the exons ATGGCGGCGTACtaccacggcggcgccggcacggACATCCAGGCCGGCGCCGACGGCCTGCAGACGCTGTACCTCATGAACCCGGGCTACGCCAGCTACGGTGACGCCGGCGCGTCGCCGCCCGGCGCGACCAACATGATGCTCCTCAACTCGGCGGTGAGCACCATGACCCCGGCGTCCttcggccaccaccaccagcagtcgccgtcggcggcgcagcagcactTCGTCGGCATCCCTCTGCAGGCGGCGCCGTCGGGCTACAACCTCTGGACCCCGGCcacgagcggcgccgccgcggacatgtcgccgccgcaggcgcagactcccggcgccgccggggtCAGCGCCGTGCTCAGCCTGTCGTCccgcgaggcgccgccgccggtcaccgTGGCCGCCGTCggaggcgccggcgacgagggaaAGTACCACCAGCTGGGCGCGTCGGCCACGCCGCAGGGCCAGATGGTGATGAGCTCCAAGTACCTCAAGGCGGCGCAGGAGCTGCTCGACGAGGTGGTGAGCGTCAGCAagggcgtggaggacgccaagGCCGCCGCGACGGCCAAGAGCCTTGCGGcagtgaagaagaaggaggactCGGAGGgcgtctccggcggcggcaccgatGACGGCGGCGGGGCCAAGAGTGGCGGCGCGGTGCCGGAGTTGTCCACGGCCGAGCGGCAGGAGCTGCAGATGAAGAAGAGCAAGCTCATCAACATGCTCGACGAG GTGGAGCAGCGGTACCGGCAGTACCACGGGCAGATGCAGGCGGTGTCGTCGTcgttcgaggcggcggcgggggccgggtCGGCGCGCACGTACACGGCGCTGGCGCTGCGCACCATCTCGCGGCAGTTCCGGTGCCTGCGGGACGCGATCGTGGCGCAGGTGCGCGCGGCGAGCCGCGCCCTGGGcgaggacgccgacgccgccgtcgccggcggccgcaccGTCGGCTCCCGCCTCCGCTACATCGACCACCAGCTCCGGCAGCAGCGCGCCCTGCAGCAGCTCGGCATGATGCAGGGCGGCGCCTGGCGCCCCCAGCGCGGCCTCCCCGAGCGCTCCGTCTCCATCCTCCGCGCCTGGCTCTTCGAGCACTTCCTGCACCC ATACCCCAAGGATTCGGACAAGATCATGCTCGCCAAGCAAACCGGGCTAACCAGGAGCCAG GTGTCCAACTGGTTCATCAACGCGAGGGTGCGGCTGTGGAAGCCGATGGTGGAGGAGATGTACCTGGAGGAGACCAAGtaccaggacggcggcggcggcggcaacgacgAGGGGAAGTCCGGCGGCGGGGCTAAGAGCGCCGACACGAACAATGGGGTCGACAGCGTCACGCCGAGGGCGGACGGCGCCAtgtcgaaggcggcggcggcgcgcgcggcaggcggggcggcggcgggcgcgccgtCCGCcaagggcggcgtcggcggcgtccaCGGCTCCACGatgctcgagctcgccggggaccagcaggcggcggcgcatgcCGGGTTCTACGagggggaagacgacgacgacgacgatgtcgAGCGCCGGCTGAAGAAAGCGAGGGGAAacgagccgccgccgggggcgttCCACGTGCACGACATGGCGGCGCTGCACgcgcaggccgcggcggcggcgcggcagcagcaCGAGGAGGTGAGCCACCGGGAGCTGCTCATGAAGTTCatggagagcggcggcggcgccggcgcccgggaccaccaccaccaccaccaggacggcggcggcggcgggtactCTCTCTTCGCCCCAGGGCCGTACGGGCAGTTCAGCTCGGAGCCGTTCGCGTTCGCGGGGAACGGCGGGGTGTCGCTGACCCTCGGCCTCccgcacggcgccggcggcggcggcgccgagcagaCGGCGTCGTTCCTCAtgggcagcagcgccgccggcgacagCGGCAGCcacggcgccgcctccggcggGTACGACATGAACATGCAGAGCACCAAGTCCTTTGCGGCGCAGCTCATGAGGGACTTCGTGGCCTAG
- the LOC120643641 gene encoding transcription factor LHW-like isoform X2, whose product MAVGDALRRLCEEIGWSYAVFWKAIGAADPVHLVWEDGYCGHTSCPVGSEPSEALPSDTGCSVPAADTICSLVNKVMASEVHVVGQGTVGRAAFSGNHQWIVHGTANGHGLSSEVTAEMNNQFRVGIQTIAIIPVLPRGVLQLGSTGLVMENTNFVMFAKKLCSQLNNRSSMAASASVKNASSQHGQSRSVHSVFHVRSDGSSSRICSQFPVTSDHNSCPDSATVSTSTLPSASLLKVAQQNGHPVIENFVYAKPDIRFIQQASYCGSRLGSNTQSVAMSSGLISPGLTSMKKQSLLMNSSGQLDFSNNEHSSADLARNVILRSLVRQDPSVCENTDINIHHGRYVVSNDINGPGGFDFLPVGARSSRANLCTSVPSQVLDHTPGTLQQKQSQDTSKVPLSSEISKKMENPERGSFRVPSAPASESDGQVSNSLNVGQDNQLSRSNHLRPDQKISRVNDPSVSVKSLDACELPGMPSERASSLLVEPAADSDLFGMFGAEFNQFSHSVGADLVTWSGAESQNSDRNVPESSIYLNSSPLLSSLDTDLHCSGMFSLTETDQLLDAVISNINPSGKQCPVDSASCKTALTDVPSTSHLGSVDLKRCETSGVPSMLIKPESAQSAKQPCFLEKSEDGCLSQNNGMHKSQIRLWIESGQNMKCESASASNSKGVDTPSKANRKRSRPGESPKPRPKDRQLIQDRIKELRELVPNGAKCSIDGLLEKTVKHMLFLQSVTKNADKLKDSTESKILGGENGPLWKDYFEGGATWAFDVGSQSMTCPIIVEDLDRPRQMLVEMLCEDRGIFLEIADFIKGLGLTILRGVMEMRKSKIWARFTVEANRDVTRMEIFLSLVRLLEPNCDGSGAAENTNNMKKPLDLAQQPVIPATGRIQ is encoded by the exons GCATTTGGTGTGGGAGGACGGCTACTGTGGCCACACGTCATGCCCTGTCGGATCTGAGCCTTCTGAAGCTCTGCCCAGTGACACCGGGTGCTCTGTTCCCGCTGCTGACACCATCTGCTCGCTTGTTAACAAAGTTATGGCGTCGGAGGTTCATGTCGTTGGACAAGG GACCGTAGGCCGTGCTGCGTTCAGTGGCAATCATCAATGGATCGTCCATGGTACCGCCAATGGTCACGGGCTCTCCTCCGAG GTCACTGCTGAGATGAACAATCAGTTCAGAGTTGGCATTCAG ACTATTGCGATTATTCCCGTGTTACCACGGGGTGTACTACAGTTGGGCTCTACTGGTTTG GTTATGGAGAACACAAATTTTGTGATGTTTGCAAAGAAGTTGTGCTCTCAGCTAAACAACCGTTCAAGTATGGCTGCATCTGCTTCGGTTAAAAATGCTTCAAGTCAACATGGTCAATCACGTTCTGTACACAGTGTGTTTCATGTTCGCTCTGATGGCAGCAGCTCAAGAATCTGCAGTCAATTCCCAGTGACTTCTGACCATAACAGCTGTCCTGACAGTGCAACTGTGTCAACTAGCACACTACCAAGTGCATCTTTGCTTAAGGTTGCGCAACAGAATGGTCATCCTGTCATAGAGAACTTTGTCTATGCCAAGCCTGATATTAGGTTTATACAACAAGCATCCTACTGCGGCAGCCGACTTGGAAGTAATACACAGAGTGTTGCTATGAGCTCTGGTTTGATCTCCCCTGGCTTGACCTCGATGAAAAAGCAGTCACTTTTGATGAACAGTAGTGGGCAGTTAGACTTCAGTAATAATGAGCATTCATCAGCAGATCTGGCAAGAAATGTCATTTTGAGATCCCTTGTGCGACAGGACCCTTCGGTCTGTGAAAATACAGATATCAATATACATCATGGAAGATATGTAGTATCCAATGATATAAATGGTCCTGGGGGATTTGATTTTCTACCTGTAGGTGCCAGATCAAGCAGGGCTAACTTATGTACCAGTGTACCGAGTCAAGTATTAGACCACACTCCAGGAACATTACAGCAGAAACAATCTCAAGATACATCCAAGGTTCCCCTATCTTCTGAAATCTCTAAGAAAATGGAGAATCCTGAAAGAGGGTCATTTCGAGTTCCTTCAGCTCcagcttctgaatctgatgGCCAGGTTTCTAACAGCTTGAACGTGGGCCAAGATAATCAATTAAGTAGGTCAAACCATTTACGACCTGACCAAAAGATTAGTAGAGTTAATGATCCAAGCGTTAGTGTCAAGAGCCTGGATGCATGCGAGCTCCCAGGAATGCCCAGTGAGAGAGCTTCCTCATTGCTTGTGGAGCCTGCTGCAGATAGTGACTTGTTTGGTATGTTTGGTGCTGAATTTAATCAGTTCAGCCACAGTGTGGGTGCTGATTTGGTCACCTGGAGTGGTGCAGAGTCACAGAATTCAGATAGAAATGTGCCTGAATCATCGATATATCTCAATAGCTCACCCCTCTTGAGTTCACTAGACACTGATCTTCACTGTTCTGGGATGTTTTCACTAACTGAAACTGATCAACTACTGGATGCTGTCATCTCAAACATCAATCCAAGTGGCAAACAGTGTCCTGTTGACAGTGCTTCTTGCAAGACTGCATTGACGGATGTTCCTAGCACATCTCATCTTGGTTCAGTAGACTTGAAGCGCTGTGAGACCTCTGGCGTCCCTTCAATGCTAATTAAGCCCGAGTCAGCACAGTCTGCTAAACAACCATGTTTCCTTGAGAAGTCTGAGGATGGTTGTCTTTCCCAAAATAATGGAATGCACAAATCTCAGATACGTCTTTGGATTGAGAGTGGTCAGAACATGAAATGTGAAAGTGCGTCAGCTTCTAACAGCAAGGGTGTTGATACGCCAAGCAAGGCAAATCGAAAGAGATCTCGGCCAGGAGAGAGTCCTAAACCGCGACCAAAGGACCGACAGCTGATACAGGACCGTATAAAGGAGCTTCGTGAACTTGTACCAAATGGAGCAAAG TGTAGCATTGATGGTTTGTTGGAGAAAACAGTTAAGCACATGCTTTTCTTACAAAGTGTGACAAAGAACGCTGACAAGCTCAAGGATTCTACTGAATCTAAG ATACTTGGTGGTGAAAACGGACCCCTTTGGAAGGACTACTTCGAAGGTGGGGCGACCTGGGCCTTTGATGTTGGCTCTCAGTCAATGACATGCCCAATCATCGTTGAGGATCTTGACCGGCCTCGTCAGATGCTTGTGGAG ATGCTTTGCGAAGATAGAGGAATCTTCTTGGAGATAGCTGACTTTATCAAAGGACTTGGATTGACTATCTTGAGGGGTGTAATGGAAATGCGCAAAAGTAAAATCTGGGCACGATTTACTGTTGAG GCAAACCGGGACGTAACCAGAATGGAAATCTTTCTATCGCTTGTGCGCCTATTAGAACCGAATTGTGATGGCAGTGGAGCAGCAGAGAACACTAACAACATGAAGAAACCTCTTGATTTGGCGCAACAACCTGTTATCCCCGCAACAGGTCGCATCCAGTGA
- the LOC120643641 gene encoding transcription factor LHW-like isoform X1 — translation MAVGDALRRLCEEIGWSYAVFWKAIGAADPVHLVWEDGYCGHTSCPVGSEPSEALPSDTGCSVPAADTICSLVNKVMASEVHVVGQGTVGRAAFSGNHQWIVHGTANGHGLSSEVTAEMNNQFRVGIQTIAIIPVLPRGVLQLGSTGLVMENTNFVMFAKKLCSQLNNRSSMAASASVKNASSQHGQSRSVHSVFHVRSDGSSSRICSQFPVTSDHNSCPDSATVSTSTLPSASLLKVAQQNGHPVIENFVYAKPDIRFIQQASYCGSRLGSNTQSVAMSSGLISPGLTSMKKQSLLMNSSGQLDFSNNEHSSADLARNVILRSLVRQDPSVCENTDINIHHGRYVVSNDINGPGGFDFLPVGARSSRANLCTSVPSQVLDHTPGTLQQKQSQDTSKVPLSSEISKKMENPERGSFRVPSAPASESDGQVSNSLNVGQDNQLSRSNHLRPDQKISRVNDPSVSVKSLDACELPGMPSERASSLLVEPAADSDLFGMFGAEFNQFSHSVGADLVTWSGAESQNSDRNVPESSIYLNSSPLLSSLDTDLHCSGMFSLTETDQLLDAVISNINPSGKQCPVDSASCKTALTDVPSTSHLGSVDLKRCETSGVPSMLIKPESAQSAKQPCFLEKSEDGCLSQNNGMHKSQIRLWIESGQNMKCESASASNSKGVDTPSKANRKRSRPGESPKPRPKDRQLIQDRIKELRELVPNGAKCSIDGLLEKTVKHMLFLQSVTKNADKLKDSTESKQILGGENGPLWKDYFEGGATWAFDVGSQSMTCPIIVEDLDRPRQMLVEMLCEDRGIFLEIADFIKGLGLTILRGVMEMRKSKIWARFTVEANRDVTRMEIFLSLVRLLEPNCDGSGAAENTNNMKKPLDLAQQPVIPATGRIQ, via the exons GCATTTGGTGTGGGAGGACGGCTACTGTGGCCACACGTCATGCCCTGTCGGATCTGAGCCTTCTGAAGCTCTGCCCAGTGACACCGGGTGCTCTGTTCCCGCTGCTGACACCATCTGCTCGCTTGTTAACAAAGTTATGGCGTCGGAGGTTCATGTCGTTGGACAAGG GACCGTAGGCCGTGCTGCGTTCAGTGGCAATCATCAATGGATCGTCCATGGTACCGCCAATGGTCACGGGCTCTCCTCCGAG GTCACTGCTGAGATGAACAATCAGTTCAGAGTTGGCATTCAG ACTATTGCGATTATTCCCGTGTTACCACGGGGTGTACTACAGTTGGGCTCTACTGGTTTG GTTATGGAGAACACAAATTTTGTGATGTTTGCAAAGAAGTTGTGCTCTCAGCTAAACAACCGTTCAAGTATGGCTGCATCTGCTTCGGTTAAAAATGCTTCAAGTCAACATGGTCAATCACGTTCTGTACACAGTGTGTTTCATGTTCGCTCTGATGGCAGCAGCTCAAGAATCTGCAGTCAATTCCCAGTGACTTCTGACCATAACAGCTGTCCTGACAGTGCAACTGTGTCAACTAGCACACTACCAAGTGCATCTTTGCTTAAGGTTGCGCAACAGAATGGTCATCCTGTCATAGAGAACTTTGTCTATGCCAAGCCTGATATTAGGTTTATACAACAAGCATCCTACTGCGGCAGCCGACTTGGAAGTAATACACAGAGTGTTGCTATGAGCTCTGGTTTGATCTCCCCTGGCTTGACCTCGATGAAAAAGCAGTCACTTTTGATGAACAGTAGTGGGCAGTTAGACTTCAGTAATAATGAGCATTCATCAGCAGATCTGGCAAGAAATGTCATTTTGAGATCCCTTGTGCGACAGGACCCTTCGGTCTGTGAAAATACAGATATCAATATACATCATGGAAGATATGTAGTATCCAATGATATAAATGGTCCTGGGGGATTTGATTTTCTACCTGTAGGTGCCAGATCAAGCAGGGCTAACTTATGTACCAGTGTACCGAGTCAAGTATTAGACCACACTCCAGGAACATTACAGCAGAAACAATCTCAAGATACATCCAAGGTTCCCCTATCTTCTGAAATCTCTAAGAAAATGGAGAATCCTGAAAGAGGGTCATTTCGAGTTCCTTCAGCTCcagcttctgaatctgatgGCCAGGTTTCTAACAGCTTGAACGTGGGCCAAGATAATCAATTAAGTAGGTCAAACCATTTACGACCTGACCAAAAGATTAGTAGAGTTAATGATCCAAGCGTTAGTGTCAAGAGCCTGGATGCATGCGAGCTCCCAGGAATGCCCAGTGAGAGAGCTTCCTCATTGCTTGTGGAGCCTGCTGCAGATAGTGACTTGTTTGGTATGTTTGGTGCTGAATTTAATCAGTTCAGCCACAGTGTGGGTGCTGATTTGGTCACCTGGAGTGGTGCAGAGTCACAGAATTCAGATAGAAATGTGCCTGAATCATCGATATATCTCAATAGCTCACCCCTCTTGAGTTCACTAGACACTGATCTTCACTGTTCTGGGATGTTTTCACTAACTGAAACTGATCAACTACTGGATGCTGTCATCTCAAACATCAATCCAAGTGGCAAACAGTGTCCTGTTGACAGTGCTTCTTGCAAGACTGCATTGACGGATGTTCCTAGCACATCTCATCTTGGTTCAGTAGACTTGAAGCGCTGTGAGACCTCTGGCGTCCCTTCAATGCTAATTAAGCCCGAGTCAGCACAGTCTGCTAAACAACCATGTTTCCTTGAGAAGTCTGAGGATGGTTGTCTTTCCCAAAATAATGGAATGCACAAATCTCAGATACGTCTTTGGATTGAGAGTGGTCAGAACATGAAATGTGAAAGTGCGTCAGCTTCTAACAGCAAGGGTGTTGATACGCCAAGCAAGGCAAATCGAAAGAGATCTCGGCCAGGAGAGAGTCCTAAACCGCGACCAAAGGACCGACAGCTGATACAGGACCGTATAAAGGAGCTTCGTGAACTTGTACCAAATGGAGCAAAG TGTAGCATTGATGGTTTGTTGGAGAAAACAGTTAAGCACATGCTTTTCTTACAAAGTGTGACAAAGAACGCTGACAAGCTCAAGGATTCTACTGAATCTAAG CAGATACTTGGTGGTGAAAACGGACCCCTTTGGAAGGACTACTTCGAAGGTGGGGCGACCTGGGCCTTTGATGTTGGCTCTCAGTCAATGACATGCCCAATCATCGTTGAGGATCTTGACCGGCCTCGTCAGATGCTTGTGGAG ATGCTTTGCGAAGATAGAGGAATCTTCTTGGAGATAGCTGACTTTATCAAAGGACTTGGATTGACTATCTTGAGGGGTGTAATGGAAATGCGCAAAAGTAAAATCTGGGCACGATTTACTGTTGAG GCAAACCGGGACGTAACCAGAATGGAAATCTTTCTATCGCTTGTGCGCCTATTAGAACCGAATTGTGATGGCAGTGGAGCAGCAGAGAACACTAACAACATGAAGAAACCTCTTGATTTGGCGCAACAACCTGTTATCCCCGCAACAGGTCGCATCCAGTGA